The following are encoded together in the Parambassis ranga chromosome 20, fParRan2.1, whole genome shotgun sequence genome:
- the xrcc2 gene encoding DNA repair protein XRCC2, producing MSESGAQLFARLEGRRCLKNIEPRLFPEDGGPDHGEVVELYGAEGTGKTELLYHLLCRCVLPEEAGGLEVDVVFVDTDYTLDMLRLVSILDSRLNAALLSSNEAVLHSCLSRLLVVHCSSSSQLLLTLHFLENSFSSRPSLALLLIDSISAFYWLDRCEGGASITRQEEKLSKCAELLGRLLRDYRITVFATCHVIRRSHSGATSSSSCRTESARSFLCRSWQRLVTHRLMCSRQEAPSNPAARGSGKLRRQQVFTVGCTSFSSSSSSSCTKAYRSSCFKVTDGGVEFI from the exons ATGAGTGAGAGCGGCGCACAG ctgtttgcaCGCCTGGAAGGCCGTCGCTGTCTGAAGAACATTGAGCCTCGCCTGTTTCCTGAAGATGGAGGACCTGACCATG GTGAGGTGGTGGAACTGTACGGCGCCGAGGGGACAG gaaaGACAGAGCTGCTGTACCACCTGCTGTGCCGCTGTGTGCTGCCCGAGGAGGCGGGTGGTCTGGAGGTGGACGTTGTCTTTGTGGACACTGACTACACTCTGGATATGTTACGACTGGTCAGCATCCTGGACAGCCGGCTGaatgcag ctCTCTTGTCTTCAAATGAAGCAGTGCTACATTCGTGTCTGTCCCGCCTCCTGGTGgttcactgctcctcctcctctcagctcctcctcactctccactTCCTAGAGAACTCCTTTTCATCGCGGCCCAGCCTGGCTCTGCTGCTCATCGACAGCATTTCTGCCTTCTATTGGTTGGACCGCTGTGAAGGTGGAGCAAGCATCACCCGGCAGGAGGAGAAGCTCAGTAagtgtgcagagctgctgggacGACTGCTCAG GGATTACAGGATCACTGTCTTTGCCACCTGCCATGTGATCAGGAGGAGTCACAGCGGAgccacttcctcctcttcctgccgCACAGAGTCTGCCCGGTCGTTCCTTTGTCGCTCTTGGCAAAGGCTGGTGACACATCGACTGATGTGCTCCAGACAGGAGGCTCCAAGCAACCCGGCCGCAAGAGGCAGCGGGAAACTGAGGAGGCAGCAGGTCTTTACTGTCGGCTGcacctccttttcctcctcctcctcctcctcctgcacgaAGGCCTACAGGAGCAGCTGCTTCAAAGTGACAGATGGAGGGGTGGAATTCATCTGA